One window from the genome of Myxocyprinus asiaticus isolate MX2 ecotype Aquarium Trade chromosome 30, UBuf_Myxa_2, whole genome shotgun sequence encodes:
- the LOC127421409 gene encoding growth factor receptor-bound protein 10-like isoform X1 yields MALAGCPDYFLHHPNYQDNDDRPPSHRQSNLIGSSFQQSSNRSPPNHPDDDVDLEALVNDMASLSSYESLHANCGAQHSDSAPLLHSSDGNGLHGNRVAPLPRAPSNKLTAPHSPAQNLRRSQPMHIQAVRRLQEEELQVRPASLPAIPNPFPELCSPSGSPVLSPGSLPQPSESHIIKVFSEDGVGKVVEVPADMTARDMCQFLVYKSHCLDDNCWSLVEHHSLLGLERCLEDHELVVQVQACMSPESKFLFRKNYAKYEFFRNPMNFFPEQMVAWCQESNGSIPQSQMLQNFLNSSSCPEIQGFLYMKETGRKSWKKLYMFLRRSGLYYSTKGISKEPRHLHLLSDLEESNIFTVMTGKKMHNAPTDYPFCIKPSKGSTELKELKMLCAEDERSRTCWMTAFRLLKFGILLYQNYKTPHQRKATISNFSAPVRSVSENSLVAMDFSGRTGRVIDNPVEAQSAAVEEGHTWRKRSQRMNLLGSPSPLHPSPLNSVIHRTQLWFHGRIMREESHRMIIQQGQVDGLFLLRDSQSNPKAFVLTLCHHQKIKHFQILPFEEDGQVFFSLDDGSTKFTDLIHLVEFYQLNRGILPCKLKHPCTMVAL; encoded by the exons ATGATGATGTTGATCTTGAGGCCCTGGTGAATGACATGGCCTCTCTTTCATCCTATGAGAGCCTCCATGCAAACTGCGGAGCCCAGCACTCAGACTCCGCCCCCCTCTTGCACAGCAGTGATGGCAATGGACTCCATGGCAACAGAGTGGCTCCACTGCCACGGGCCCCTAGTAATAAATTGACGGCCCCCCACTCTCCTGCCCAGAATCTCCGGCGATCTCAGCCCATGCACATACAGGCTGTCAG GCGTCTACAAGAAGAAGAGCTGCAGGTTCGTCCAGCTTCTTTGCCAGCGATTCCGAACCCTTTCCCTGAGCTGTGCAGCCCCTCGGGATCTCCTGTGCTCAGCCCTGGATCATTGCCACAGCCATCAGAGTCACAT ATTATCAAGGTTTTCAGTGAAGATGGAGTGGGAAAAGTCGTGGAAGTCCCTGCTGATATGACAGCCAGAGATATGTGTCAGTTCCTGGTCTACAAAAGCCACTGCCTGGACGACAACTGCTGGTCGCTAGTGGAGCATCACTCCTTACTTGGTTTGG agaGGTGTCTGGAAGATCATGAGCTGGTGGTCCAGGTGCAGGCCTGCATGTCTCCAGAGAGCAAGTTCCTCTTCAGGAAGAACTACGCCAAGTATGAGTTCTTCAGAAACCCAATG AACTTCTTTCCAGAGCAGATGGTAGCGTGGTGTCAAGAATCGAATGGCTCTATCCCACAGTCACAGATGTTACAG AATTTCTTGAATTCCAGCAGCTGTCCTGAAATCCAGGGCTTCCTTTATATGAAAGAGACGGGCCGCAAGTCCTGGAAGAAACTTTACATGTTTTTGCGCCGTTCTGGACTGTACTATTCTACTAAAGGAATTTCAAAG GAACCAAGGCATCTGCATTTACTGTCCGACTTGGAGGAAAGCAATATTTTCACTGTGATGACGGGCAAAAAGATGCACAATGCACCCACCGACTACCCGTTCTGCATTAAG CCCAGTAAGGGCAGCACAGAACTAAAGGAGCTGAAGATGTTGTGTGCTGAAGACGAACGGAGCAGAACATGCTGGATGACTGCTTTCAGACTGCTGAAG TTCGGTATTCTGCTTTATCAAAATTACAAGACACCTCACCAGAGAAAGGCCACCATCTCAAACTTCAGCGCACCTGTG CGAAGCGTGTCAGAGAACTCCCTGGTTGCCATGGATTTCTCCGGCAGAACGGGCCGTGTTATTGACAACCCCGTGGAGGCGCAGAGCGCAGCCGTAGAAGAGGGACACACTTGGAGA AAGCGGAGTCAGAGAATGAATTTGCTGGGAAGCCCCAGTCCTTTACATCCTTCTCCGTTAAATTCAG TGATCCACAGAACACAGTTATGGTTCCACGGGCGCATTATGAGAGAGGAGTCCCACAGAATGATCATTCAGCAGGGCCAAGTGGATGG GTTGTTCCTGTTGCGAGACAGCCAGAGCAACCCGAAAGCTTTTGTTCTCACGCTGTGCCATCATCAGAAGATTAAACACTTCCAGATTTTACCT TTTGAGGAGGATGGGCAAGTCTTCTTTAGCCTCGACGACGGCTCCACCAAGTTCACAGACTTGATCCACCTGGTAgaattctaccagctcaacaGGGGCATCCTGCCCTGCAAACTTAAACACCCCTGCACCATGGTGGCCTTATGA
- the LOC127421409 gene encoding growth factor receptor-bound protein 10-like isoform X3, with protein sequence MPSCSPDCSLYQAVEIIKVFSEDGVGKVVEVPADMTARDMCQFLVYKSHCLDDNCWSLVEHHSLLGLERCLEDHELVVQVQACMSPESKFLFRKNYAKYEFFRNPMNFFPEQMVAWCQESNGSIPQSQMLQNFLNSSSCPEIQGFLYMKETGRKSWKKLYMFLRRSGLYYSTKGISKEPRHLHLLSDLEESNIFTVMTGKKMHNAPTDYPFCIKPSKGSTELKELKMLCAEDERSRTCWMTAFRLLKFGILLYQNYKTPHQRKATISNFSAPVRSVSENSLVAMDFSGRTGRVIDNPVEAQSAAVEEGHTWRKRSQRMNLLGSPSPLHPSPLNSVIHRTQLWFHGRIMREESHRMIIQQGQVDGLFLLRDSQSNPKAFVLTLCHHQKIKHFQILPFEEDGQVFFSLDDGSTKFTDLIHLVEFYQLNRGILPCKLKHPCTMVAL encoded by the exons ATGCCATCGTGTTCGCCGGACTGTTCCTTGTATCAGGCAGTTGAG ATTATCAAGGTTTTCAGTGAAGATGGAGTGGGAAAAGTCGTGGAAGTCCCTGCTGATATGACAGCCAGAGATATGTGTCAGTTCCTGGTCTACAAAAGCCACTGCCTGGACGACAACTGCTGGTCGCTAGTGGAGCATCACTCCTTACTTGGTTTGG agaGGTGTCTGGAAGATCATGAGCTGGTGGTCCAGGTGCAGGCCTGCATGTCTCCAGAGAGCAAGTTCCTCTTCAGGAAGAACTACGCCAAGTATGAGTTCTTCAGAAACCCAATG AACTTCTTTCCAGAGCAGATGGTAGCGTGGTGTCAAGAATCGAATGGCTCTATCCCACAGTCACAGATGTTACAG AATTTCTTGAATTCCAGCAGCTGTCCTGAAATCCAGGGCTTCCTTTATATGAAAGAGACGGGCCGCAAGTCCTGGAAGAAACTTTACATGTTTTTGCGCCGTTCTGGACTGTACTATTCTACTAAAGGAATTTCAAAG GAACCAAGGCATCTGCATTTACTGTCCGACTTGGAGGAAAGCAATATTTTCACTGTGATGACGGGCAAAAAGATGCACAATGCACCCACCGACTACCCGTTCTGCATTAAG CCCAGTAAGGGCAGCACAGAACTAAAGGAGCTGAAGATGTTGTGTGCTGAAGACGAACGGAGCAGAACATGCTGGATGACTGCTTTCAGACTGCTGAAG TTCGGTATTCTGCTTTATCAAAATTACAAGACACCTCACCAGAGAAAGGCCACCATCTCAAACTTCAGCGCACCTGTG CGAAGCGTGTCAGAGAACTCCCTGGTTGCCATGGATTTCTCCGGCAGAACGGGCCGTGTTATTGACAACCCCGTGGAGGCGCAGAGCGCAGCCGTAGAAGAGGGACACACTTGGAGA AAGCGGAGTCAGAGAATGAATTTGCTGGGAAGCCCCAGTCCTTTACATCCTTCTCCGTTAAATTCAG TGATCCACAGAACACAGTTATGGTTCCACGGGCGCATTATGAGAGAGGAGTCCCACAGAATGATCATTCAGCAGGGCCAAGTGGATGG GTTGTTCCTGTTGCGAGACAGCCAGAGCAACCCGAAAGCTTTTGTTCTCACGCTGTGCCATCATCAGAAGATTAAACACTTCCAGATTTTACCT TTTGAGGAGGATGGGCAAGTCTTCTTTAGCCTCGACGACGGCTCCACCAAGTTCACAGACTTGATCCACCTGGTAgaattctaccagctcaacaGGGGCATCCTGCCCTGCAAACTTAAACACCCCTGCACCATGGTGGCCTTATGA
- the LOC127421409 gene encoding growth factor receptor-bound protein 10-like isoform X2, which yields MSTGLLLNMIKICADTVEVNINIIKVFSEDGVGKVVEVPADMTARDMCQFLVYKSHCLDDNCWSLVEHHSLLGLERCLEDHELVVQVQACMSPESKFLFRKNYAKYEFFRNPMNFFPEQMVAWCQESNGSIPQSQMLQNFLNSSSCPEIQGFLYMKETGRKSWKKLYMFLRRSGLYYSTKGISKEPRHLHLLSDLEESNIFTVMTGKKMHNAPTDYPFCIKPSKGSTELKELKMLCAEDERSRTCWMTAFRLLKFGILLYQNYKTPHQRKATISNFSAPVRSVSENSLVAMDFSGRTGRVIDNPVEAQSAAVEEGHTWRKRSQRMNLLGSPSPLHPSPLNSVIHRTQLWFHGRIMREESHRMIIQQGQVDGLFLLRDSQSNPKAFVLTLCHHQKIKHFQILPFEEDGQVFFSLDDGSTKFTDLIHLVEFYQLNRGILPCKLKHPCTMVAL from the exons ATGAGCACCGGGCTCCTTCTAAACATGATAAAAATCTGTGCAGATACAGTTGAAGTAAACATAAAT ATTATCAAGGTTTTCAGTGAAGATGGAGTGGGAAAAGTCGTGGAAGTCCCTGCTGATATGACAGCCAGAGATATGTGTCAGTTCCTGGTCTACAAAAGCCACTGCCTGGACGACAACTGCTGGTCGCTAGTGGAGCATCACTCCTTACTTGGTTTGG agaGGTGTCTGGAAGATCATGAGCTGGTGGTCCAGGTGCAGGCCTGCATGTCTCCAGAGAGCAAGTTCCTCTTCAGGAAGAACTACGCCAAGTATGAGTTCTTCAGAAACCCAATG AACTTCTTTCCAGAGCAGATGGTAGCGTGGTGTCAAGAATCGAATGGCTCTATCCCACAGTCACAGATGTTACAG AATTTCTTGAATTCCAGCAGCTGTCCTGAAATCCAGGGCTTCCTTTATATGAAAGAGACGGGCCGCAAGTCCTGGAAGAAACTTTACATGTTTTTGCGCCGTTCTGGACTGTACTATTCTACTAAAGGAATTTCAAAG GAACCAAGGCATCTGCATTTACTGTCCGACTTGGAGGAAAGCAATATTTTCACTGTGATGACGGGCAAAAAGATGCACAATGCACCCACCGACTACCCGTTCTGCATTAAG CCCAGTAAGGGCAGCACAGAACTAAAGGAGCTGAAGATGTTGTGTGCTGAAGACGAACGGAGCAGAACATGCTGGATGACTGCTTTCAGACTGCTGAAG TTCGGTATTCTGCTTTATCAAAATTACAAGACACCTCACCAGAGAAAGGCCACCATCTCAAACTTCAGCGCACCTGTG CGAAGCGTGTCAGAGAACTCCCTGGTTGCCATGGATTTCTCCGGCAGAACGGGCCGTGTTATTGACAACCCCGTGGAGGCGCAGAGCGCAGCCGTAGAAGAGGGACACACTTGGAGA AAGCGGAGTCAGAGAATGAATTTGCTGGGAAGCCCCAGTCCTTTACATCCTTCTCCGTTAAATTCAG TGATCCACAGAACACAGTTATGGTTCCACGGGCGCATTATGAGAGAGGAGTCCCACAGAATGATCATTCAGCAGGGCCAAGTGGATGG GTTGTTCCTGTTGCGAGACAGCCAGAGCAACCCGAAAGCTTTTGTTCTCACGCTGTGCCATCATCAGAAGATTAAACACTTCCAGATTTTACCT TTTGAGGAGGATGGGCAAGTCTTCTTTAGCCTCGACGACGGCTCCACCAAGTTCACAGACTTGATCCACCTGGTAgaattctaccagctcaacaGGGGCATCCTGCCCTGCAAACTTAAACACCCCTGCACCATGGTGGCCTTATGA